The Megalobrama amblycephala isolate DHTTF-2021 linkage group LG1, ASM1881202v1, whole genome shotgun sequence genome segment gatcaccaattcccccaatgctgcggcgaaaaatagtggagcaatatcagaaaggagtttctcagagaaaaattgcaaagagtttgaagttattatcatctacagtgcataatatcatccaaagattcagagaatctggaacaatctctgtgcgtaagggtcaaggccggaaaaccatacttgatGCCCGttatcttcgggcccttagacggcactacatcacatacaggaatgctactgtaatggaaatcacaacatgggctcaggaatacttccataAAACATTgccggtgaacacaatccaccgttccattcgctgttgccggctaaaactctataggtcaaaaaagaagccatatctaaacatgatccagaagcgcaggcattttctctgggccaaggctcatatAAAAtagactgtggcaaagtggaaaactgttctgtggtcagacgaatcaaaatttgaagttatttttggaaaactgggacgccatgtcatccggactaaagaggacaaagacaacccaagttgttatcagcgctcagttcagaagcctgcatctctgatgatATGGGGTTGCATgggtgcgtgtggcatgggcagcttacacatctggaaaggcaccatcgatgctgaaaggtatatccaagttctagaacaacatatgctcccattcagatgtcgtctctttcagggaagaccttgcattttccaacacgacaatgccagaccacatactgcatcaattacaacatcatggctgcgtagaagaaggatccgggtactgaaatggccagcctgcagtccagatctttcaaagaggaagatgcgacaaagaagacctaagacagttgagcaactagaagcctgtattagacaagaatgggacaacattctgCCAGTggtttgttcttgtttttatttattttatacacacAGTGTCTCCTGCCTTGCACAAATGTTCCTGCTCAAATCTGTATGTCATTCGTTGTTCCACTTTTCTATGTCTGTAAGGTTAAGGCAATGGTGTTTCTCATTTGTTGTCCCTGATTTCGGCTACATTCACATGCTAGCCTTAATCCTTCCGATTTTTGCTCAGATCTTATTTGTTTGTACAGCTGttcacattgttgttttaaatgtggccAATATCAGATTTCCAGTGTGAACAGATCACGGTTCTGAACTGACCTGCATGCGCAAAAGAACGATACAAACGAGGTCTTTAACCAGAAAATCCACACAATTGCCTCtcaaaaaaaagtctaaaattaGCTCAATCGTGTTCCGTGGGGTATCCCAGTACAAATCGTGTTCCAGGGGATAAATATTGCATTAGTGCGGTCTCTTCAACCGACGGAGTTGCAAAACAACCAGTGGCAACATACCGGGTTAAAAAAGTCACTGCTCACCACTGGAAAatactagagagagagagacagatgtaGACAAAGGATTTTGCTCAAAAATGTGGAAAATAGGCCTTCCTTGTGATCCTAACACATAAGAGAGTGTggatgaattttatttttgtcagagCAGGCAGTGAGGAAAACAGCCGCTGTCTCAACACACTTGTGAGTAACAATGTTTTAGCCATTCACTGTAATCCTGAATAAAAGCTTCATGATGAGTGATCTTATGTTTCGTCACCAGTAAAGGGCATGATCAAGTGATGCAAATGTACATGAATGGATCTCTATGGAGATACGCAGTAACGTTTCATATTCTTCTTCAAAAGTTGACACTGCAAATCACAATATTTACGTTTATCATGTTATCAACAAGGATTAACGATGAATAGCATTAAATAATAAGTACAGTCATCTATTTAGGCTACATGAAACACTGCAAGTTAACCAGTCAGTCATAGCTTGTGGTAAATCagtacttatttttatttatttttatcagtactaactttatttgtgttttgtacATGAGTGTTCCTGGATGAATGTTTTctgtaattttataaatatttgtgTGAATCTTCAGGTGTTTCTCTAGGACTGATGCTCAATGAAACTGTTCAACGCACTGATCACAGTTAAATGGtctttctttaaaatgagaAGGCAGATGTGATTTCAGAGCAAAAGCCAGATCCGCTTCTTcccagtatgaactctcatgtgaatcttcaacatttatttacatgtgAAGCTTTTTTACAATGAGGGCAGGTgacacacagcaaaatccctaGAGTTAAATCcactctgctcagagaacatatggtccctctctacatagagttaaaataaccCTGAAGCTAAAGGTtaatgttaaagttaatgagataatgctgtttttggagttgtttaatcagatcttgagagatttaatgtcttatcttcagttgatttcatctaaggctgtggctagaagtttgtagttattgtgtttcttTTCAGTGATTCTACTTGTTAACAGCatgtgttcatcactaatgctcaatcataaattaatcacttaattatctcattaactttaactctgcttcagtgttactttactttaacactatatagagagggaccatatgtaatctgagcagagttgatttaactctggggattttgctgtgcagATGTTTTGGCTTCTGTTTTTCCTTTCTTGTTCACATCCATTAGGTCTAAAAGAAAATCAAGTGAGATTTCAAATAAGAGACAAACGTGAAATGAAAAGTGAAGCTCAAAGTCAAGATCATGATGAGTTCAATAGTCATTTTAATCCCATCAACTTCAATcaattttaccagttgtggaatccaaccattcatccatctcaggtaacgtagttagcctactttattgagtttttccattttatgcaactgtacacatttattaatagtaaattaataattaataaatttaaaggtcccgtttttcatggttttttgaagctttgattgtgtttatagtgtgcaatataacgtgttcatgtttcgcgtgtaaaaaaacacagtatttttcacataatttacttatctgtataccgctgtttccactgtcataaaaacgggctgatgacttccttgttctatgaagtccctccttcagaaatacgtaacgagttctgattgtgccagcggttcctgtgttgtgattcgacagcagtttagtgcatcttgcccggaaaggtcacgcctcttaccataacgtggagatgcatgcgctcagtgttattgtaaacatgtctttaattttaccctatcaatttgagccggaatcagacccggtgattggactgcgggatgaaaataacagcgtttcgacgacatggcgacaaacacactctacaaacgcaactcttgtgtattcctgtgggcggaggttagtcaaaaaactgttttagtgacgtcattaaagaaggaagtagagggatgtagtccaaactggccgttcgatgtaggcgacttctgttaaataaaatatctcgcttggtattgaactttgagctttaacattttacagattttatttatactctaacaacaacattacacactaactaaagtttgaaacatgggatcacgaagaatggaacctttaagatcatcatgtttgcagcgaacaatacaTTTTAGATCTAGTGTTGTTTGTTATTGTGCTGATGTAGTAGAGATGAGGCAATACACAGACTTCTACAAAACAGGGTATTTTACTGAACCAAGGAGCTGACATACAACCAATACACGTTTaaactaacaataacaatgGACAAGGAGTGAATCCAAATTAAAGGGAGTGCTAATGACAACACAAAGGTGCAGGGAATAAAGAGCTGGCGGGAAAGCTGACGAGGGATGTGCAATCAGGTGATGGAGCAGGGAGGATTCTGGGAAACGGAGTCCGGGAAGGCCCGTCACAGCGGGTCAAGAGTCTCAGGCGGCCGTGGCGGGTTAGGGGCTGTGGGTGGCCATGGCGGGTTCTGAGCCCCACCCACATGTGTATTACATGTATATACACGATTGCTCCGATAACCAACAGGCTGCTGTATGTTGTAAACTAAATCCCTTCCCTAAATGCTTCTCCTTTTTTCCGCCCTCACTGTGCTGCCGCCCTATAGGCACGTGCCGGCCCTGCATCCAGTCCTAACCAGACTCAACAGTACTTAGCTTCAGTTGGCCACCAGTCTTGAGCTACAGGGTGATTTGACTGTGAATAACTTCCACAGAAGAGATTTTGTTGCTTGATGAATTACTTACTGTGATCTctgtggtgatgtggtttcttCACTGTATGGATCTTCttgtgtatcttcaggtgacttttaatagagaaactttttccacactgatcacacgtgtgcagcttctctctgctgtggatcctctcatgtgatTTTAGATGTGATGaccgactgaatctcttgtcacagtatgaacacttgtaaggtttttctcccgtgtggatcatctcatgtgttttcagatgtgctGACCGagtgaatctcttgtcacagtgtgaacacttgtaatgtttttctcccgtgtggatcatctcatgtCTTTTCAGATCTGATGACCgtctgaatctcttgtcacagaatgaacacttgtaaggtttctctctgctgtggatcctctcatgtgttttcagatttgatgaatccctgaatctcttgtcacagaaTGAACACATGtacggtttttctccagtgtggatcctctcatgagTTTTCAGATTTGTtaactgactgaatctcttgtcacagtgtgaacacatgtaaggtttttctccagtgtgaattctctggtgcagtTTTAAATGTTCAGCTGTAaaaaaagtcttctcacactcaaagcacatgaaCTCTCTCAAACCAGTGTGTATTTTCTCATGTGTTTGTAAACTTTGcagctgtgaaaaactctttccacacacagaacatgaatgtggcttctccttcgtATGAACTGTCAAGTGTGCCTTCAGACTTGATGACCTAAGAAATGttttcccacactgatcacatgtgaacggcttctctccagtgtggatcctcatgtgaatcTCAAGACTCTGTTTGTATGTGAAGCTcatcccacactgatcacaggtgaacggcttctctccagtgtggatcctcatgtgacattcaaaatgatgtttggttgagaaactctttccacactgagtgcaggttgtagatttcttggctcttcttttctttaaaaatgtctttttagtctttgagcgactcaaaggtttttctccaggtttgtcatgatgttcctcctccacttcactcagttcttcaatCTCCTCGCTCTCTTCCATCAGatctgaaatgaaagaaaaaaatccccAAAACATTTCAAAGAGAGACATATGAAAtgaaaggacacaaaagtgaaCCCTGATCTAAGAAAGTACACAACTGCTATCAAATAATATGATCACTCTGATGCCcgtttataaattaattatacatcCCTAAAACTTTCCATGAACTTTTCCATAAACCCCTTGTTTCTGTAGTGAGAGCTCTTAAATAAATTTGATCAATGACACAATTATCTAAAGCGATATCAACATCATAATATAcaatactgtcaaataaaatgaaattaaatcaaCAATTTTAATTTGCATTATCTGTGTC includes the following:
- the LOC125280747 gene encoding zinc finger protein 239-like; its protein translation is MSDPEPCRMKHTEDTEEQRDLMEESEEIEELSEVEEEHHDKPGEKPLSRSKTKKTFLKKRRAKKSTTCTQCGKSFSTKHHFECHMRIHTGEKPFTCDQCGMSFTYKQSLEIHMRIHTGEKPFTCDQCGKTFLRSSSLKAHLTVHTKEKPHSCSVCGKSFSQLQSLQTHEKIHTGLREFMCFECEKTFFTAEHLKLHQRIHTGEKPYMCSHCDKRFSQLTNLKTHERIHTGEKPYMCSFCDKRFRDSSNLKTHERIHSREKPYKCSFCDKRFRRSSDLKRHEMIHTGEKHYKCSHCDKRFTRSAHLKTHEMIHTGEKPYKCSYCDKRFSRSSHLKSHERIHSREKLHTCDQCGKSFSIKSHLKIHKKIHTVKKPHHHRDHSK